One segment of Drosophila ananassae strain 14024-0371.13 chromosome 3R, ASM1763931v2, whole genome shotgun sequence DNA contains the following:
- the LOC6497909 gene encoding elongation factor Ts, mitochondrial, translated as MLVQRLCMRAVHTTRQLCAGASAGTGLEKSALAALRKKTGYTFANCKKALEMHNNDVSLAEKWLNDQAQSMGWTKATKVADRATAQGLVGVLIRGNRGAMVELNCETDFVARNDTFKRFVDHVARICLHYTDMTDFDGDLWKLGFDGDALKNLRTDEGRTLGDHLALLIGAMGENASIRRALCFKVNNDLRLAGYAHPAPTNVGSTEGITQVGKYGAVVAYRSTHKLLDFEFHKSICQQIVGMKPKKVGEYDKDQPNENKDEETCLIHQEYLLDADKTVGEALQEHNCEIVDFHRFECGQQLSGGLNLEEYIRSQSSN; from the exons ATGCTTGTGCAGAGGCTATGCATGCGTGCAGTTCACACAACCCGGCAGCTGTGCGCCGGGGCCAGTGCCGGAACGGGTCTGGAAAAGAGTGCTCTGGCTGCTCTGCGAAAGAAGACAGGATACACTTTTGCCAACTGCAAGAAGGCCCTGGAGATGCACAACAACGATGTCAGTCTG GCAGAGAAATGGCTGAACGATCAGGCGCAGTCGATGGGCTGGACAAAGGCCACCAAAGTGGCGGACCGGGCAACCGCCCAAGGTCTCGTCGGTGTTCTGATCCGAGGAAACCGCGGAGCCATGGTGGAGCTTAACTGCGAGACTGACTTCGTGGCCAGGAACGACACCTTCAAGCGGTTTGTGGATCACGTCGCTAGGATTTGCCTGCACTACACCGACATGACAGACTtcgatggcgatctgtggaag CTTGGGTTCGACGGAGACGCCTTGAAGAACCTTCGCACGGACGAAGGGCGCACCCTGGGCGACCATCTGGCCCTGTTGATCGGGGCTATGGGCGAGAACGCCTCTATCCGGCGAGCGTTGTGCTTCAAGGTCAACAACGATCTGCGATTGGCCGGCTACGCCCATCCCGCACCCACCAATGTTGGCTCTACCGAAGGTATCACCCAGGTGGGCAAGTACGGAGCCGTCGTAGCCTACCGGTCTACACACAAGCTACTTGACTTCGAATTCCACAAGAGCATCTGCCAGCAGATCGTCGGCATGAAGCCGAAGAAGGTGGGCGAATACGATAAGGACCAGCCGAACGAGAACAAGGACGAAGAAACATGCCTTATTCATCAGGAGTACCTCCTGGACGCCGATAAGACGGTGGGTGAGGCTCTGCAGGAGCACAACTGCGAGATCGTCGACTTCCATCGCTTCGAGTGCGGCCAGCAGTTGTCCGGAGGACTCAACCTGGAGGAGTACATCCGGTCGCAGAGCAGCAACTAA